The following are encoded together in the Gasterosteus aculeatus chromosome 7, fGasAcu3.hap1.1, whole genome shotgun sequence genome:
- the LOC120822248 gene encoding ADP/ATP translocase 2 has translation MNETAVSFAKDFLAGGISAAISKTAVAPIERVKLLLQVQHASKQITADMQYKGIMDCVVRIPKEQGFLSFWRGNLANVIRYFPTQALNFAFKDKYKKVFLDGVDKRTQFWRYFAGNLASGGAAGATSLCFVYPLDFARTRLAADVGKPGAGREFNGLGDCLAKIFKSDGLKGLYQGFNVSVQGIIIYRAAYFGIYDTAKGMLPDSKNASILVSWMIAQSVTAVAGLTSYPFDTVRRRMMMQSGRKGADIMYTGTIDCWRKIARDEGGKAFFKGAWSNVLRGMGGAFVLVLYDELKKVM, from the exons ATGAATGAGACAGCTGTATCATTCGCCAAGGATTTCTTGGCTGGTGGCATCTCCGCTGCCATCTCCAAAACAGCCGTTGCTCCAATCGAGAGAGTGAAGCTTCTCCTTCAG GTCCAGCATGCCAGTAAGCAGATCACCGCGGACATGCAGTACAAGGGCATCATGGACTGCGTTGTCCGTATCCCCAAGGAGCAGGGGTTCCTTTCCTTCTGGAGAGGTAACCTTGCCAACGTCATCAGATATTTCCCCACCCAGGCCCTCAACTTCGCCTTCAAGGATAAGTACAAGAAGGTCTTCCTTGATGGCGTCGACAAGCGCACCCAGTTCTGGAGGTACTTCGCCGGTAACCTGGCCTCAGGTGGCGCCGCCGGAGCCACGTCTCTCTGCTTCGTGTACCCACTCGACTTCGCCCGTACTCGTCTGGCTGCAGATGTGGGAAAGCCCGGAGCTGGAAGGGAGTTCAACGGCCTGGGAGACTGCCTGGCTAAGATCTTCAAGTCTGATGGCCTGAAAGGGCTGTACCAGGGCTTCAATGTGTCTGTGCAGGGTATCATCATCTACAGGGCTGCATACTTTGGAATCTACGACACAGCTAAAG GTATGCTTCCAGACTCAAAGAACGCCAGCATATTGGTGAGCTGGATGATTGCACAGAGTGTGACAGCCGTTGCTGGTCTCACCTCTTATCCCTTCGACACTGTCCGtagacgtatgatgatgcagtCTGGTCGCAAAGGAG CCGACATCATGTACACCGGCACCATCGACTGCTGGCGTAAGATCGCACGTGATGAGGGCGGCAAGGCTTTCTTCAAGGGAGCCTGGTCCAACGTGCTCCGAGGCATGGGCGGCGCCTTTGTGCTTGTGTTGTACGACGAGCTGAAGAAAGTCATGTAA